From Micromonas commoda chromosome 3, complete sequence, a single genomic window includes:
- a CDS encoding predicted protein — MTRRVGIGLTAGPSLATIDAALVEIDPNPIRLKPVELIEFLPVPVPPDLRARLVVARSGAAATPAAMSELDTEVGKLLADAAKKVAGARLGEVEFIASCGMPVVRTSASSEESKSDDGAGAPPEVVRIGDAAVLARDTAKCVVSDFVPAESDETGVFSTADAVLFRHLLDDTRTVEWHRKPTADTSCALVVVHFGAMASMTALSGTGRVLRSFDCGPGNMVMNLIVQNAAALGLEPKDPKDEALAEKLQQPGGMRFDEGGKIAKGGRVYHGRTKDAPIDFAWTAPFFTRSPVRRGSEADFGMEFTKTFVNRFPKEPPVRFAEVGKEWRNVNDVVRTALEHAALCVMEGIASHVGAVSGSGNHLMGHSGSTGRVLISGGGAYNWALMARLRELGWKNLRFETSTECGIRADAAQAMRAATLGYLTLSGVAGPGDGEAAEGAGGAALGKVYTPGGDPAPVFEPVK; from the coding sequence ATgacccgtcgcgtcggcatCGGCCTCACGGCCGGTCCCTCGCTGGCAaccatcgacgcggcgctcgtcgagatCGACCCCAATCCCATCCGGCTCAAGCCGGTGGAGCTCATCGAGTTCCTCCCCGTGCCCGTCCCGCCCGACCTGCGGGCCCGGCTCGTGGTCGCGAGGTCGggggccgccgcgacccccgcggcgatgtcggaGCTCGATACCGAGGTCGGGAAGCTCCTGGCGGATGCCGCGAAGAAAGTCGCGGGGGCCAGGCTCGGGGAGGTGGAGTTCATCGCCTCGTGCGGGATGCCCGTAGtgcggacgtcggcgtcgtcggaggagtCCAAATCTGACGACGGGGCTGGTGCTCCACCGGAAGTCGTGAGGAtaggcgacgcggccgtccTGGCGCGGGACACCGCGAAGTGCGTCGTGTCCGACTTCGTACCCGCGGAGTCGGACGAGACCGGCGTCTTCTCCACCGCCGATGCCGTGCTGTTCCGCCACCTTCTGGACGACACGCGAACAGTCGAGTGGCATCGCAAGCCAACCGCGGACACCAGTTGCGCGTTGGTGGTGGTGCACTTCGGCGCCATGGCGTCCATGACCGCGCTGTCGGGCACCGGGCGGGTGCTCCGGAGCTTCGACTGCGGGCCGGGGAACATGGTCATGAACCTCATCGTGcaaaacgcggcggcgctgggccTCGAGCCCAAGGATCCGAAGGACGAGGCCCTCGCGGAGAAACTTCAACAACCGGGGGGGATGCGGTTCGACGAGGGCGGGAAGATTGCAAAAGGGGGGCGCGTCTACCACGGCCGCACCAAGGACGCGCCGATCGACTtcgcgtggacggcgccctTCTTCACGCGGTCGCCGGTGAGAAGGGGCTCGGAGGCGGACTTTGGGATGGAGTTCACGAAGACGTTCGTCAATCGCTTCCCGAAGGAACCGCCCGTGAGGTTCGCCGAGGTGGGCAAGGAGTGGCGCAACGTCAACGACGTCGTTCGCACGGCTCTGGAGCACGCGGCGCTGTGCGTCATGGAGGGCATCGCCTCGCACGTGGGCGCGGTCTCCGGAAGCGGCAACCACCTGATGGGTCACTCCGGGAGCACCGGGAGGGTGCtcatctccggcggcggcgcgtacAACTGGGCGCTGATGGCCCGGCTGAGGGAATTGGGGTGGAAAAACCTTCGTTTCGAGACGAGCACGGAGTGCGGcattcgcgccgacgcggcgcaggcgatgcgagcggcgacgctcgggtACTTGACCCTGAGCGGCGTGGCCGGGCCCGGGGatggcgaggcggcggagggcgcgggcggggcggcccTCGGGAAGGTGTATACGCCGGGGggcgacccggcgccggtgtTCGAGCCCGTCAAGTAG
- a CDS encoding predicted protein, which translates to MFAVTQTASKALLAVPSKASKTRTGRVVVAAAVPHSAVESGKKAMLTGILAATFAVGSVDPAQAATVFAGKYIDPNHPHCPREIDADGVISGVDPVPFAKGRGCRGYKKKNEAAAVEAGKISLWSIKGVVSKDDATILIDFNQKDGSGESFTGKWNGVGIEFPDGNASAPYFSMNAASGSSDVSASISRPFARSSMRCWYRFGGCHGKDGPAAVISLGLRASSKIPMALFGFAGADPKPEPKPEAPPAVANDAPGAVPARGGGAGAIGFSTASGTDRKPRGGFRSASLAMAGASKAGVGSSLFTSASSMMVNPDTVDLTADDANEDESPGKRHKTSPEEGNEEGKRKETRRYDPVEYREKQRIKREKDERTKKKRQECRQTSIFDAMAGANAPNLRGSADPIPKEVWQRILAHAPVSSLRDMRLVCKTLMNAVDDEGFLPFTKIAQQTRRMRTIDADRVIAESAAGRRKPPAVSAAAGGGRVSIGDDRPARDDEDHAAGIIQRIARDKPFATPMSASALAREVEIGVERAEARDGRTPVPGHVPGEGLAATVRELAGWKIVGSHGWALLAAAILVAAEDYGTIALLLDAARRACARADREPDGDLNGGDTAGDNERRHHYTGDYCAREDLTEFISLLAIALTVPSRWTRGAVDAEDVVLREPSASRLAHLDAAAGYLELIPHREAAGDWGADRGSFTSRLTHEQLSIVSADVKKDEVLLVRAFAGTGKTTTLLEYVKRRPGYQFAYITFNRSVMEEASTKFPKLNVKCLNFHKMAYAKFGFLYRGEKFLRGTLRQYHVSKAIGVNDSRALFAIRVLNEFLKSADLAVELKHAEAIRAEVSTKDWNKVYGKSNVKAKLGSQSPEENLVELVKNLWDKMLNPEDSSFPMTDAGYLKRYQLACRREHNPVRLDVNFDILMLDEAQDAAPVMADIILSQKECGKILVGDPHQEIYSFMGAKNAMATVAATVDKSKIVERRLTRSFRFGYEIADVANTLLRLKGETTCLIGSRRDLPDPVWSSWSDQEEVSAVHCLPRPKDADGVTLTLQSYAPGYAATLRTRLGDRPIREQGRQLVVLCRSNASVFDVASRILNLGIKDLKLGFIGGLEGQRLGQLMDIWRLAVQSDDELDAITDYFVSRFVKEYLKAKENGVKDPEPPLQALKSSAKLSNDLEMQTKISIVEKHRGNLPELIEKLKKVDVGTNPSNLKCANYLLSTAHRAKGLEFDHVLLWEDFLAVDHCSPVEWDSNGHATLFQIGNMFGDSEIVGADELNLVYVAATRAKQRLIVSDALKHLITAPRCNFAATWYLRDRGTNLPLTGMTEVEAAEDWAANEVLAQRRGGPAHFATLRCATNTCDRCGDQSYMFQLPEGSFQADEVDNAPTLGMEVRYGRIRQGMADTDIGMANADPHAVSTVPMIAPSESYAFRHNRRMCGRCVRTFAVSRRGAERYLDDDTAGAGVERTWVDDTILENFVRHSNRVNNIDPIEGMSMMDIASVCAAERRARGEPWRGKDAAGQPRRMAD; encoded by the exons ATGTTCGCCGTGACCCAGACCGCATCCAAGGCGCTTCTAGCCGTGCCCTCGAAGGCCTCGAAGACGCGcaccggccgcgtcgtcgtcgccgcggccgttcCCCACTCCGCGGTCGAGTCCGGCAAGAAGGCGATGCTCACCGGCATTCTCGCGGCGACCTTCGCAGTGGGCTCGGTGGATCCCGCACAAGCCGCCACCGTGTTCGCGGGCAAGTACATCGACCCGAACCACCCCCACTGCCCCCGTgagatcgacgccgacggcgtcatctCCGGCGTGGACCCGGTGCCCTTCGCCAAGGGAAGGGGATGCCGCGGCTACAAGAAGAAGAACGAGGCTGCGGCTGTCGAGGCTGGGAAGATCTCCCTCTGGTCCATCAAGGGCGTCGTCTCCAAGGATGACGCCACCATCTTGATCGACTTCAATCAGAAGGACGGCAGCGGGGAGTCGTTCACGGGAAAGTGGAACGGCGTGGGGATCGAATTCCCCGACGGAAAC GCATCCGCGCCGTACTTCTCTATgaacgccgcgtcgggcAGCTCGGACGTATCCGCGTCCATCAGCCGGCCGTTCGCGCGAAGCTCCATGAGATGCTGGTACAGGTTCGGGGGATGCCACGGGAAGGAtggacccgcggcggtcatctCGCTGGGCTTGCGAGCATCATCGAAGATACCCATGGCGC TTTTCGgcttcgcgggcgcggatccGAAGCCCGAGCCAAAACCGGAGGCACCGCCCGCCGTGGCGAACGATGCTCCCGGGGCGGTCCCGGCGCGTGGtggtggcgccggcgcgatcggctTCTCCACAGCCTCGGGCACCGATCGGAAACCGCGAGGGGGATTCAGGTCGGCGAGTCTGGCGATGGCCGGTGCATCCAAAGCGGGCGTTGGCTCCTCGCTCTTCACcagcgcgtcctcgatgaTGGTTAATCCGGACACCGTCGACCTGacggccgacgacgcgaacgaagACGAGTCGCCGGGGAAGAGGCATAAGACGTCGCCCGAGGAAGGAAACGAGGAAGGAAAGAGGAAGGAAACGAGGAGGTACGACCCCGTCGAGTACCGGGAGAAGCAAAGGATCAAACGAGAAAAAGACGAACGCACCAAGAAGAAGAGGCAGGAGTGCAGGCAGACGTCCATcttcgacgcgatggcgggagcgaacgcgccgaaTCTTCGGGGCAGCGCGGATCCGATCCCGAAGGAGGTGTGGCAGCGCATCCTGGCTCACGCGCCCGTCTCCTCGCTCAGGGACATGAGGCTGGTGTGCAAGACGCTGAtgaacgcggtggacgacgaggggttCCTGCCCTTCACCAAGATCGCGCAGCAGACGAGACGGATGCggacgatcgacgcggatcgcgtcatcgccgaatccgccgcggggaggaggaagccgccagctgtgtcggcggcggcgggcggcgggcgggtgagcatcggcgacgaccgtcccgcgcgcgacgatgaagACCACGCCGCGGGTATCATTCaacgcatcgcgcgcgataAACCCTTCGCCACGCCcatgtccgcgtcggcgctcgcgcgggaggtTGAGATTGGCGTTGAAagggccgaggcgcgcgacgggaggaCGCCGGTGCCGGGTCACGTTCCCGGGGAGGGattggcggcgacggtgcgaGAACTCGCGGGGTGGAAGATCGTGGGCTCACACGGGtgggcgctgctcgcggcggcgatcctcgtcgccgcggaggattACGGGACCATCGCGCTgttgctcgacgccgcgcgcagggcctgcgcccgcgccgatcgcgagcCCGACGGGGACCTGAACGggggcgacacagctggcgacaaCGAACGTCGTCATCACTACACGGGCGATTActgcgcgagggaggaccTCACGGAGTTTATCTCGCtgctcgccatcgcgctgacggtgccgtcgcgttggacccgcggcgcggtggacgccgaggacgtcgtgcTAAGGgagccgagcgcgtcgcggctggcgcacctggacgcggcggcggggtacCTGGAGTTGATCCCGcatcgcgaggcggcgggagaTTGGGGCGCGGACCGCGGTTCGTTCACCTCGCGGCTGACCCACGAGCAGCTCTCGATCGTGAGCGCGGACGTTAAGAAGGACGAGGTGTTGCTCGTGCGAGCGTTCGCCGGCACGGGCAAGACGACGACCCTGCTGGAGTACGTGAAGCGCAGACCGGGTTACCAGTTCGCCTACATCACGTTCAACCGGTCCGTCATGGAGGAGGCCTCGACCAAGTTCCCGAAGCTCAACGTGAAGTGTCTGAACTTTCACAAGATGGCGTACGCCAAGTTTGGATTCCTGTACCGGGGCGAAAAGTTTCTCCGAGGCACGCTGCGACAGTACCACGTCTCGAAGGCCATCGGGGTCAACGACAGCAGGGCGCTATTCGCGATTCGCGTGCTAAATGAGTTTTTGAAATCCGCAGACTTGGCCGTGGAATTGAAACACGCGGAGGCCATCCGGGCGGAAGTGTCCACTAAGGACTGGAACAAGGTGTACGGCAAATCCAACGTGAAAGCGAAACTCGGGTCGCAGTCGCCCGAGGAAAACCTGGTGGAACTCGTGAAGAACCTGTGGGACAAAATGTTAAATCCAGAGGATTCGAGCTTCCCGATGACTGACGCGGGGTACCTTAAGCGGTACCAGCTGGCGTGCAGGCGGGAACATAACCCCGTGCGATTGGACGTTAACTTCGATATACTCAtgctggacgaggcgcaAGACGCTGCTCCCGTGATGGCGGACATAATCCTGTCCCAGAAGGAGTGCGGCAAGATCCTGGTTGGAGATCCTCACCAGGAGATTTACTCGTTCATGGGCGCGAAGAACGCCAtggccaccgtcgcggcgactgTGGACAAGTCAAAGATTGTTGAGCGTCGGTTGACTCGATCGTTTAGGTTTGGGTACGAGATCGCGGACGTGGCGAACACGTTGCTGAGGCTCAAAGGGGAGACCACGTGCTTGATCGGGTCCAGACGGGATTTGCCGGACCCAGTCTGGTCCTCCTGGTCGGATCAAGAAGAGGTTTCGGCTGTTCACTGTCTTCCAAGGCCGAAGGATGCCGATGGAGTGACGCTGACGCTGCAATCCTACGCACCCGGTTACGCTGCAACCCTACGCACCCGGCTCGGGGATCGGCCTATCAGGGAGCAGGGCCGACAACTGGTTGTGCTCTGTCGCAGCAACGCGTCGGTCTTTGACGTCGCGTCCAGAATTCTGAACTTGGGCATCAAAGACCTCAAGCTGGGATTTATTGGTGGCCTAGAGGGACAGAGACTTGGTCAGCTGATGGACATATGGCGGCTGGCTGTTCAATCCGATGATGAGCTTGATGCTATCACTGACTACTTCGTGAGCAGGTTCGTCAAGGAATACCTCAAAGCCAAAGAAAACGGGGTGAAGGACCCCGAGCCTCCCTTGCAGGCACTCAAGTCTTCTGCGAAGCTTTCCAACGATTTGGAGATGCAGACTAAAATCTCCATCGTAGAAAAGCACCGGGGCAATCTTCCTGAACTCATCGAAAAGTTGAAGAAGGTTGACGTGGGCACAAACCCATCCAATCTGAAGTGCGCAAACTACCTGCTCTCCACAGCTCACAGGGCCAAGGGTCTCGAATTCGACCACGTGCTGCTGTGGGAGGACTTCTTGGCCGTCGATCATTGCAGTCCCGTCGAATGGGATAGCAACGGGCACGCGACGCTGTTCCAAATTGGCAATATGTTCGGTGATTCTGAAATTGTCGGCGCTGATGAATTGAACTTGGTGTATGTCGCAGCGACGCGTGCCAAGCAGCGGCTGATTGTGAGCGATGCACTGAAGCATCTCATCACTGCCCCTCGATGCAACTTCGCTGCGACGTGGTACTTGCGAGATCGTGGTACTAATTTGCCCCTGACTGGGATGACTGAAGTGGAAGCAGCTGAGGATtgggcggcgaacgaggtTTTGGCACAACGACGGGGCGGACCCGCACATTTTGCGACGCTTCGCTGCGCAACAAACACCTGCGATAGATGCGGGGATCAGTCGTATATGTTTCAACTCCCCGAGGGCTCGTTCCAAGCCGACGAAGTCGACAACGCGCCAACCTTGGGCATGGAGGTGCGATATGGACGAATCCGCCAAGGTATGGCCGACACAGACATTGGCATGGCCAACGCGGACCCTCACGCTGTCAGTACCGTTCCCATGATCGCGCCTTCGGAGAGCTACGCGTTTCGGCATAACAGGAGGATGTGCGGTCGCTGCGTGCGAACGTTCGCGGTGAgcaggcgcggcgccgaaagATAtctggacgacgacaccgccggcgcgggtgtcGAGAGAACCTGGGTCGACGATACCATCCTCGAGAACTTCGTCCGCCATAGCAACCGCGTCAATAACATCGACCCGATCGAGGGCATGTCCATGATGGACATCGCGAGCgtgtgcgcggcggagaggagggcgaggggaGAACCCTGGCGGGggaaggacgcggcgggtcagCCGAGGCGGATGGCGGACTGA
- a CDS encoding predicted protein — MVAALGGDARAAGAAAPKPEINVAKLTKAEEAIFTLQPGKDAFVKLAAALAPFRPVVDHVADALSWRSTRKAMAAQAAFTYAVLYPYVIIPGILLTLGTCTLTNRKEDEGSGDEDDGETRSEPAKKKPTPAEPKGASWRSKARKLDARDVQRALENVATRLERIIALTTWEDPVVTGAFVAGCLVAALFLASHSFQVVLLCVGLYATRPPSWRVVPGPLESLLGRMPDKGEAYARLMQETGNGGKGAASGA, encoded by the coding sequence ATGGTGGCCGCGCtggggggcgacgcgcgcgccgccggcgccgccgcgcccaagcccgAGATCAACGTCGCCAAGCTcaccaaggctgaggaggcgATATTCACCCTCCAGCCCGGCAAGGACGCCTTcgtcaagctcgccgcggcgctcgcgcccttcaggcccgtcgtcgatcacgtcgccgacgcgctctccTGGCGGAGCACTCGCAAGGCCATGGCCGCGCAGGCTGCCTTTACGTACGCGGTGCTCTACCCTTACGTGATCATCCCGGGAATTCTGCTCACCCTGGGCACGTGCACGCTGACGAACAGGAAAGAAGACGAGGggtccggcgacgaggacgacggcgagacgcggTCCGAgcccgccaagaagaagccgacgcccgccgagcccaAGGGCGCGAGCTGGCGATCCAAGGCGAGGAAACTGGACGCGCGAGACGTTCAGCGCGCGTTGGAgaacgtcgcgacgaggcTCGAGCGAATCATCGCGCTCACGACGTGGGAAGATCCCGTGgtcaccggcgcgttcgtcgcggggtgcctggtcgcggcgctcttcctcgcgtcgcactCGTTCCAGGTGGTTTTACTGTGCGTCGGATTGtacgcgacgaggccgccgtcGTGGCGGGTCGTGCCGGGGCCGCTGGAGAGCCTCTTGGGGCGCATGCCGGACAAGGGCGAGGCGTACGCGAGGCTGATGCAGGAGACGGGGAATGGGGGCAagggcgccgcctcgggcgcgtgA
- a CDS encoding pfkB family carbohydrate kinase (pfam00294, PfkB, pfkB family carbohydrate kinase. This family includes a variety of carbohydrate and pyrimidine kinases.), protein MQSLQAPTLALGVSEGAKRRAVAGSRLARPVSVRHHRRVAIRNNAVFADADQAQRWIDAWKARLNAPRVVGVGSAGVDYLASVAAFPEPDQKLRTDAFETQGGGNCGNALTAVARLGLRPSILTKLSDDGAGKAILDELRDDGVDTAHVVIEPGKSSPFTYIIVDREGSTRTCIHTPGPEFTPKEMPLAAIERLLDGASLCYFDGRLTEVAIEVAKVAKARGVPVLVEGERLRDNLPALLALGDYVCTSANYPQDSNPDAPGFEAAMVAMASKLPAAKAIVTTLGSRGAVCLVRAPAQAGKAPSRAESLADVVSKLEKDAAVGMPAGSRGVPVPAWPVVSDAVVLTDAGDEAAAALGAVEVIFAPAVKLQKSSVVDTTGAGDAFIGSMCYGVATGMELKDAMRLGAYVAAKKCGSLGARPGLPDISEVPEAVFQGKEKPKVAAAAVNKTASRPPAVRKAKAPREMTDIDKEFADGTRKSIAPGLSKWMLKLGRRYQ, encoded by the coding sequence ATGCAATCCCTGCAAGCTcccacgctcgcgctcggcgtctcCGAGGGTGCcaagcgccgcgccgtcgccggctcgcgcctcgcccggcCCGTCTCCGTGAGGCATCATCGTCGGGTCGCAATTCGTAACAACGCCGttttcgccgacgccgaccagGCCCAACGGTGGATCGACGCGTGGAAAGCCCGGCTCAACGCCCCCAGGGTCGTGGGAGTCGGCAGCGCCGGAGTGGACtacctcgcgtccgtcgcggcctTCCCCGAGCCCGACCAGAAGCTCCGCACCGACGCCTTCGAAACTCAGGGTGGCGGAAACTGCGGCAACGCCCTCACCGCGGTCGCCAGGCTCGGCCTGAGGCCATCCATCCTCACGAAActctccgacgacggggcgggcAAGGCCATCctggacgagctccgcgacgacggcgtggacaccgcgcacgtcgtcatCGAGCCCGGCAAGAGCTCCCCGTTCACGTACATAATCGTCGATCGCGAGGGATCCACCCGTACCTGCATTCACACCCCGGGGCCCGAGTTCACCCCGAAGGAGatgccgctcgccgccatcgagcgcctcctcgacggcgcttCGCTGTGCTATTTCGACGGCAGGCTCACCGAGGTGGCCATCGAGGTGGCCAAGGTGGCcaaggcgcgcggcgtgcccgTGCTCGTGGAgggcgagcgcctgcgcgatAATCTCCCGGCGCTGCTCGCCTTGGGAGACTATGTCTGCACCAGCGCCAACTACCCACAGGACTCGAAtccggacgcgccgggcttcgaggcggcgatggtggcgatggcgtccaagCTCCcggccgccaaggcgatcGTCACGACCCTcggatcccgcggcgcggtctgcctcgttcgcgcgcccgcccaaGCCGGGAAGGCGCCTTCGAGGGCCGAGTCCCTGGCCGACGTCGTGTCGAAACTcgagaaggacgcggcggttggTATGCCCGCCGGCTCCAGGGGCGTGCCGGTCCCCGCGTGGCCCGTGGTCTCCGACGCGGTCGTGttgacggacgcgggcgacgaggcggccgcggcgctcggggcggTGGAGGTTATcttcgcgccggcggtgaaGCTGCAAAAATCGTCGGTGGTGGACACGACGGGAGCCGGGGACGCGTTCATCGGGTCGATGTGctacggcgtcgcgacggggatGGAGCTGAAGGACGCCATGCGACTGGGCGcgtacgtcgcggcgaaaaaGTGCGGTTCGCTCGGGGCGAGGCCGGGTCTGCCGGACATCTCGGAGGTGCCCGAGGCTGTGTTCCAGGGCAAGGAGAAGCCGAaggttgccgccgccgcggtgaacaagaccgcgtcgaggccgccggcTGTGCggaaggcgaaggcgccgcgggagatGACCGACATCGACAAGGAGTTTGCGGACGGGACGAGGAagtcgatcgcgccgggtcTGAGCAAGTGGATGCTGAAGTTGGGACGCAGGTATCAGTGA
- a CDS encoding predicted protein: MRALEKGEPVSGRVEVANRGGLILRIFNGRFRAFLPLSQMTSSRTLDVKRSRKKNAPKSAQVGKVIEVKVTDVNDKKIVVSERALVQERGVKRLKPGVRASAQVVSLSDFGAFVELSQDDPQAPRLEGLIHISELSWSRVAHPRDILRVGDEVDVKVLDVAPAEGRRPARVTFSLKQLQADPLLETLDTIMPVAMPEPSVDEDELLDTPLPGLMDICSNLLTEEGIDAVIPGRQAVEQRVVSQDLELWLTNVVVEDGYNLLARAGRQVQEIHVVTKLSRDSIKMAIKRATSALK, from the exons atgcgcgcgctcgagaaggGCGAGCCCGTGAGCGGGCGAGTCGAGGTGgcgaaccgcggcggcctcatCCTCCGCATCTTCAACGGACGcttccgcgcgttcctcccgcTCTCGCAGATGACCTCATCCAGGACCCTCGACGTCAAGCGCAGCAGGAAGAAGAACGCGCCAAAgtcc gcgcaggtTGGTAAGGTCATCGAGGTGAAGGTCACCGACGTCAACGACAAGAAGATCGTCGtctccgagcgcgcgctggtcCAGGAGCGCGGTGTCAAGAGGCTCAAGCCCGGCGTCCGAGCATCCGCGCAGGTTGTCTCCCTCTCCGATTTTGGCGCCTTTGTGGAGCTCTCGCAGGACGATCCCCAGGCGCCCAGGCTGGAGGGACTCATCCACATCTCCGAGCTCTCGTGGTCCAGGGtggcgcacccgcgcgacatcctgcgcgtgggcgacgaggtggacgtcaaggtgctcgacgtcgcgccggcggaggggAGGAGGCCCGCGAGGGTCACGTTTTCGCTGAAGCAGCTCCAGGCGGACCCGCTGCTGGAGACGCTCGACACGATCATGCCGGTGGCGATGCCCGAGCCCtcggtggacgaggacgaactTTTGGATACCCCGCTCCCGGGCCTGATGGACATCTGCTCCAACCTGCTGACGGAggagggcatcgacgcggtgaTCCCGGGGCGGCAGGCGGTGGAGCAGAGGGTGGTGAGCCAGGATCTGGAGCTGTGGCTGaccaacgtcgtcgtcgaagacgGGTACAacctgctcgcgcgcgcgggacggcAGGTTCAGGAGATCCACGTGGTGACGAAGCTGAGCAGGGACAGCATCAAGATGGCCATCAAGCGCGCCACCAGCGCGCTCAAGTGA